In Erigeron canadensis isolate Cc75 chromosome 1, C_canadensis_v1, whole genome shotgun sequence, a single window of DNA contains:
- the LOC122584664 gene encoding UDP-glycosyltransferase 73E1-like, translating into MVILAPDELHFVLFPLMAQGHIVPMVDFARILAQRGATITLVTTPLAANRFRPAIARAVEAKLKIRLVELHLQLAEVGLPDGCETLDKLPSSESSAKLFLAMDLLEQSAEDLIRELSPPADCIISDYFFPWTTNVAQRFNIPRLVFHGPGCFWLLCMHAIFTSNILEGIKSDTERFMLPGLPNKIEVTKLHIFGSSEKPSADQNGFWARAIEADKAAYGIVVHTFNELEPAYVKEFSKARDTKVWCIGPVSLCNKDDQDIAERGNKAAINEHECLKWLDEREPGSVLYVCLGSLIRVSTQQAIELGLGLELTKQPFIWCIRNKTEELEKWFSDQEFDERVKDRGLIVHGWAPQVLILSHGAVGGFLTHCGWNSTLEAVCASVPMITWPHFADQFLNEAFIVEILKIGVRIGVEVPVDPFSREDKAEALVKKDDVKTAIECLMKEDGDEAEQRRKTVKKLAEMAKIAMAEGGSSYVSISSLIQDIFHYQRRDIQH; encoded by the coding sequence ATGGTTATACTTGCTCCTGATGAGCTTCATTTTGTGTTGTTTCCTCTGATGGCTCAAGGCCATATTGTACCCATGGTTGATTTTGCCCGAATACTAGCCCAACGTGGTGCGACTATCACCTTAGTCACTACACCTCTTGCCGCCAATCGGTTTAGGCCAGCAATTGCCCGAGCAGTCGAAGCTAAGCTCAAGATCCGGCTAGTTGAACTTCATCTCCAGTTAGCCGAAGTTGGTTTACCAGATGGCTGTGAGACCCTTGATAAACTTCCTTCATCTGAATCGTCAGCCAAACTGTTTTTAGCGATGGACTTGTTAGAACAATCAGCAGAAGATTTAATTCGGGAACTTTCTCCTCCTGCAGATTGCATAATCTCAGACTATTTCTTCCCATGGACTACAAATGTTGCTCAAAGGTTTAACATACCACGACTTGTGTTCCATGGGCCAGGATGCTTCTGGTTGTTGTGCATGCATGCTATCTTCACTTCCAACATATTAGAAGGAATCAAATCAGACACAGAGCGGTTCATGCTCCCTGGTTTGCCCAACAAAATTGAAGTTACTAAGTTACATATCTTTGGTTCCTCTGAAAAACCCAGTGCTGATCAGAATGGGTTTTGGGCCCGTGCTATTGAGGCAGACAAAGCTGCATACGGGATCGTGGTCCACACTTTCAACGAATTGGAACCCGCATATGTTAAGGAATTCTCAAAGGCAAGAGATACAAAAGTATGGTGTATAGGTCCGGTTTCACTATGCAACAAAGATGATCAGGACATAGCTGAGAGAGGAAACAAGGCTGCAATCAATGAGCACGAGTGCTTGAAATGGCTCGATGAAAGGGAACCTGGTTCCGTGCTGTACGTTTGCTTAGGAAGTCTAATTCGTGTTTCTACACAACAAGCAATTGAGCTCGGACTAGGACTTGAGTTAACAAAGCAACCCTTTATATGGTGCATAAGAAACAAAACAGAAGAACTGGAGAAATGGTTTTCGGATCAAGAGTTTGATGAGAGGGTGAAAGACCGAGGGTTAATCGTGCATGGTTGGGCACCGCAAGTGTTGATACTGTCACATGGAGCAGTCGGGGGTTTCTTGACACACTGCGGATGGAACTCGACGCTGGAAGCAGTGTGTGCCAGTGTGCCAATGATTACATGGCCACATTTTGCTGACCAGTTTCTAAATGAAGCCTTCATTGTAGAAATTCTAAAAATTGGAGTTAGAATTGGTGTGGAAGTTCCTGTTGATCCTTTCAGCCGCGAAGATAAAGCTGAAGCGCTCGTGAAGAAGGATGATGTCAAGACGGCTATCGAATGCTTAATGAAAGAAGATGGCGACGAAGCGGAACAACGAAGGAAGACGGTAAAGAAGCTTGCGGAAATGGCTAAGATAGCGATGGCGGAAGGGGGGTCTTCTTATGTTAGTATATCATCGTTAATTCAAGATATATTTCATTATCAAAGACGTGACATACAACATTAG